From Alloacidobacterium dinghuense:
ACGGTTCCATGAACCGCGGCATAGACGTTCTGCGCATGAGCTTTCTGGGCAAGGAAGGCAACGGGAAGCAACGACAGCACTGCCAAAATAACCTTGGCTGACCGCATAGATCCTCCGGAACGGTGACTTTTAAACGGCTATCGAAACCACTTTTTTCAGATCTCGCGCAGAGGTGGGAGAAGTGCACTACCTCAGCGCACACTTCAGAAATCCTGGCCCGAAACTCGATTGCCACGATTTGCCGCCCTATCTCGCAATCGATGGCCCAATTGCTGGAGGCCTCTTAGAGCGTGCGCATTAGATTAATCGATTAGTAATCGATGTCTTGATGGCGCTGGATTGTGATTGCTTCGCATTTAATGGTTGACAGTTCTTTGAGAGGATGAAAATCCATTGCAGAAGTTACTCGGAAGATATTGAAGCTGAAGTAATGACACGGTGTTCAGATCTCTAATTTTTCATAGATATATTGGCCCATCTATGACAAGTGGAAAGACCACCCATACGTAAGCACTTTGAGTGGACTGGCCGACAACAGTAGACTCGCTGGGTGACCGTTTCGATTGCAATGATTAAAAGGGGTCCCGGCGAATCTGACTTCACGTCGGCACTCAAGACATACGCCAAGCGAATCGGCAATTATGCTGCAGTCGAGATTCCGGTCTATGCCTCCGAGTCTGCTTTTCTTCAAACCCTTTCGCGTCACCGCTCCCGTACCGTGCCCTATCTGGTGCTGCTCGATAGCCGAGGCAAACAATTCGCATCGGAACAATTTGCCGAGTTGCTGGGCAAACAACGCGATCAAGGGCAGCAAAAAATTGTCTTCGCCATCGGTCCTGCCGACGGCTGGTCGGACGACGCCCGCAGGCAGGCAAACCTGCTGTTATCGCTTGGGACAATGACATTGCCGCACGAACTGGCTCGGGTAGTCCTCAGCGAGCAACTCTACCGGGCGTTTACAATCCTATCTGGGCATCCGTATCACACGGGCCACTGAGGGGTATGACCGAATCGCGCAAGGGGCTGATCCTGATCAACACGGGACCGGGCAAAGGTAAGACGACTGCGGCCATGGGAACGGCTTTGCGCGCTGTCGGCAACGGCCTGAAAGTGCTGATGCTGCAGTTTCTCAAGGGATCCTGGCATTACGGGGAACTCGACGCTGTCGATGCCTTCAACGGCAACTTTGTCATCAAGCAGATGGGCCGCGGATTTGTGAAGATCGGCGGAGCAGAGACTGATCCGGAAGACATCCGCATGGTGGAAGAAGCATGGGAAGAAGCACGAAAAGCCATTCTTTCCGGTGAGTGGGACATGGTGGTGCTTGATGAGATCAACTACGCCATCAGCTACGGCATGCTTGATCCCACCAAGGTTGCAGAAACG
This genomic window contains:
- a CDS encoding 23S rRNA (pseudouridine(1915)-N(3))-methyltransferase RlmH; this encodes MIKRGPGESDFTSALKTYAKRIGNYAAVEIPVYASESAFLQTLSRHRSRTVPYLVLLDSRGKQFASEQFAELLGKQRDQGQQKIVFAIGPADGWSDDARRQANLLLSLGTMTLPHELARVVLSEQLYRAFTILSGHPYHTGH
- the cobO gene encoding cob(I)yrinic acid a,c-diamide adenosyltransferase, encoding MTESRKGLILINTGPGKGKTTAAMGTALRAVGNGLKVLMLQFLKGSWHYGELDAVDAFNGNFVIKQMGRGFVKIGGAETDPEDIRMVEEAWEEARKAILSGEWDMVVLDEINYAISYGMLDPTKVAETLQHRPEMVHVVLTGRNAHPSLVEIADTVTEMREVKHAYQKGILAQRGVEY